tgcACACTTGTCAAGGGTGTTCCGATTCCCTCCCCCGACGTTATCAATTGTGGATTTGCCATAGCCACCGAGACACATAGGATTTTAGCTAAACAAGAGTACGCAGGCATCTCAACGAAAGACGGGGCGATGGCGGGAGCCAACAAAGTGTAACATGGGAGAGAGCACGGGAGCCGACGAGTTGCAGGGGCTCCGGGCTGCCTGCGGGAGAGCAACAGGAGCAGCAGGAGGCACCCGCAAATCCTTGCATATTTACTCCGCTCTCACACACTCTCGCCGTTTTTCGCTTTTGACTAGAAAAGTTGCAATTCTTCAGCCTTTTTCAGATCGAAAATGGCGCAAATCGTCCGGCAGAGTAAATTCCGGCACGTGTTCTGTAAGCCCGTCAAGCATGAGAGCTGCATGTCTGACATTAGGGTAAATCACTAGTTTCATGAAACTCCTATATTATAGAGAAAAACCTCCTAGAAAACTGTGAAAAGCGGATTTTACTACGTAGCcgcaaaaaaatcggtggccgagttttttcttcttccatcctttaaatttatctgaaaaaaattttttacaatccCCTGGATtcgatttttgtggaaatgcACATTTAAGAACgcagaaaaataagaaatttaaatgttttaatttttttcaaaatttcatagaaCTCCAACACTAAATCAAATacctttttcaacaaaaaaaattctgcgaaacatatttttttatttaactttaaatATATGCGCAGTTAATTCAGTTATTTTCTAAACTTAGAGAGTTATttaatgccaaaaattgaatttgtcaCGTGGCCGtgaaagagaaaactcggccaccgatattttcttttgcgttaaaaattattctgaaataCCAATTCATATTCttagaaaagtttaaaaaaagaaaacacctttttttttccaaaaatttgaatagatttttaaaagtatagaaaactaattaataaatagttttttattgtttaaaaaatttatatatgaAAATACAGTACCCGCTATTTAAAGGCGccttaaaaacttgaattcaaCCTTTTCAGGTCACAGAAATCACTTGGGATTCATTATTCTGCGATGTCAATCCGAAATTCATCGCCTTCATCAACAGAGGGGCTGGTGGACCATTTATGGTCATTCCAGTGAATAAGGTAagttttttatacaaataaaacacaaaaacccCACCTGACAAgtgttttcaaatgttatttccggatttttaattttttaattatttttttccgagCATGATGATCAGCAACTCAACAACACCTGTTACCTAAGGGGtcggaaaacaaaaacttttaaaaaattattgaataaacCTTTAGAagatcaataatttttaaaaaaaaagttaactgaaattttgtgaaaaacctACACCTATAGCTGTGTATCTGCAAAAACACCATTTTGAAATCTTCCTTGGTTactaaagttttcaatttctctggaaacttaaattgaagcagccgacatttcacgTTCCTGCtatccaaaaaatgccaaatatTTCCAGATCGGTCGCGTCGACAAGGACTATCCATTCGTGGATGCTCACAAGGCTCCGTGCCTCGAAGTCGCATGGAGCCCGTTCAACGACAATGTTATTGCATCGTGCTCCGAAGACACCACATGTAAAGTGTGGGTGATTCCGGATCGTGGGCTCAACAGAAATCTCTCAGAACCAGCTGTCGAGTTGACTGGTCATCAGAAGAGAGTTAACACCATTGCGTGGCATCCGGTCGCTAATAATGTTCTTCTTACTGCTGGttagtgaaaattaaaattatggaTACTGTAAGATTACTGATGATGTTTTGGGATTTCTTTGGGTTACTGTCGATAAGTTAGGCTAtctagggttactgtaatatTGGTGTAGACGTACTTCTCGGCAATTTTGCCGCAACTTCTCACCCAATTATAGGTACATTGTTATCAAGTTTAGCCAACTTCAGGTagtttttcagtggaaatttttgaggCTTATTAGAGACCAGCCGATCTATGTTTGGACATTTTGTTAGAGTACTATATGATTACTGTACTACCAGAATCTAGAAtatccctacagtaacccaagtaaaaatgaatttactgtaattttacTTTCCAGGCGGAGAAAACGTAATGTTTATGTGGAACGTTGGAACCGGAGAGGCACTCCTCGAAATCTCCGGGCACCCCGATCAAATCTGGAGCATCAACTTCAACTTTGACGGTAGTCAATTTGTGACTACCTGCAAGGACAAGAAGATCCGTATTCTTGACTCACACACCGGAGAGGTTGTTCACGAGGGAATGGGTCATGAGGGTGTCAAGCCGCAGCGAGCCATTTTTGTGAAAGATGGGCTCATTTTGAGCACGGGCTTCACCAAAAGATCCGAAAGATTGTATGCTCTCCGAGCCCCGGAAGATCTGTCAACCCCAATTGTCGAAGAGGAGCTGGATACCTCGAATGGAGTCGTCTTCCCGTTTTACGATGAAGATTCCGGTTTGGTGTACCTTGTTGGAAAGGGAGATTGTGCTATTCGGTACTATGAGGTTAACAACGATGCTCCGTACGTACATTATATTAATACTTACACTACAAATGAGCCGCAAAGAGCTGTTGGATTCCAGTCGAAGAGAGGAATGTCGTCGGAGGAGAATGAAATTAATCGGATTTATAAGTTGACTACGAAGGGAGTTGTGGATATTTTGCAGTTCTTTGTACCGCGCAAATCGGATCTTTTCCAGGTATGCGGAGTTTTGAAATAAGGttttgttctgaaaagttGTAGGTTAACAATTTTGgctcgaaaaattattt
The nucleotide sequence above comes from Caenorhabditis elegans chromosome III. Encoded proteins:
- the cor-1 gene encoding Coronin-like protein cor-1 (Confirmed by transcript evidence), which encodes MAQIVRQSKFRHVFCKPVKHESCMSDIRVTEITWDSLFCDVNPKFIAFINRGAGGPFMVIPVNKIGRVDKDYPFVDAHKAPCLEVAWSPFNDNVIASCSEDTTCKVWVIPDRGLNRNLSEPAVELTGHQKRVNTIAWHPVANNVLLTAGGENVMFMWNVGTGEALLEISGHPDQIWSINFNFDGSQFVTTCKDKKIRILDSHTGEVVHEGMGHEGVKPQRAIFVKDGLILSTGFTKRSERLYALRAPEDLSTPIVEEELDTSNGVVFPFYDEDSGLVYLVGKGDCAIRYYEVNNDAPYVHYINTYTTNEPQRAVGFQSKRGMSSEENEINRIYKLTTKGVVDILQFFVPRKSDLFQHDLYPDTRSTIPALTAEEFMEGKNAAPNRQPVNAAAAAAAAKPKVQVAKKANILSTLAPTAAESVPTQSYSERPPSSQQPSPRPSASPRPRPVVDDDMGIVTMREAPPSRPASSRASRTEIPPKEESKVDPMKPKQAVQLKSRAARDEPGGGAQTAGQRRAAAELERIKRDQSRTADEDNTLAPPPSSSRASASPRGSVSAASDHVPQNMDELLEDLMKMKAVLRQHERRIRMLEEEIADRNMSNAYSF
- the cor-1 gene encoding Coronin-like protein cor-1 (Confirmed by transcript evidence) gives rise to the protein MAQIVRQSKFRHVFCKPVKHESCMSDIRVTEITWDSLFCDVNPKFIAFINRGAGGPFMVIPVNKIGRVDKDYPFVDAHKAPCLEVAWSPFNDNVIASCSEDTTCKVWVIPDRGLNRNLSEPAVELTGHQKRVNTIAWHPVANNVLLTAGGENVMFMWNVGTGEALLEISGHPDQIWSINFNFDGSQFVTTCKDKKIRILDSHTGEVVHEGMGHEGVKPQRAIFVKDGLILSTGFTKRSERLYALRAPEDLSTPIVEEELDTSNGVVFPFYDEDSGLVYLVGKGDCAIRYYEVNNDAPYVHYINTYTTNEPQRAVGFQSKRGMSSEENEINRIYKLTTKGVVDILQFFVPRKSDLFQHDLYPDTRSTIPALTAEEFMEGKNAAPNRQPVNAAAAAAAAKPKVQVAKKANILSTLAPTAAESVPTQSYSERPPSSQQPSPRPSASPRPRPVVDDDMGIVTMREAPPSRPASSRASRTEIPPKEESKVDPMKPKQAVQLKSRAARDEPGGGAQTAGQRRAAAELERIKRDQSRTADEDNTLAPPPSSSRASASPRGSVSAASDVGHVPQNMDELLEDLMKMKAVLRQHERRIRMLEEEIADRNMSNAYSF
- the cor-1 gene encoding Coronin-like protein cor-1 (Confirmed by transcript evidence), with product MAQIVRQSKFRHVFCKPVKHESCMSDIRVTEITWDSLFCDVNPKFIAFINRGAGGPFMVIPVNKIGRVDKDYPFVDAHKAPCLEVAWSPFNDNVIASCSEDTTCKVWVIPDRGLNRNLSEPAVELTGHQKRVNTIAWHPVANNVLLTAGGENVMFMWNVGTGEALLEISGHPDQIWSINFNFDGSQFVTTCKDKKIRILDSHTGEVVHEGMGHEGVKPQRAIFVKDGLILSTGFTKRSERLYALRAPEDLSTPIVEEELDTSNGVVFPFYDEDSGLVYLVGKGDCAIRYYEVNNDAPYVHYINTYTTNEPQRAVGFQSKRGMSSEENEINRIYKLTTKGVVDILQFFVPRKSDLFQHDLYPDTRSTIPALTAEEFMEGKNAAPNRQPVNAAAAAAAAKPKVQVAKKANILSTLAPTAAESVPTQSYSERPPSSQQPSPRPSASPRPRPVVDDDMGIVTMREAPPSRPASSRASRTEIPPKEESKVDPMKPKQAHVPQNMDELLEDLMKMKAVLRQHERRIRMLEEEIADRNMSNAYSF